GAAccatatttaaagtaatgtcatttatatttgttaaattgaagaagataatttaatagttattaattaaaaaatcatgtcCTTTTCTATCTAATGCTTATGATGTCaagatattacttttattaagtattatattatctgttttaCTGTGACGTGATGATAGATACGACATTAGTaatcattcaaaatatattaatatattttattcataaaaatcctTCCCACGAAGTGCTTAGAGATGAGTAATGATAAATTAGTTTAGGTTGtagtgttaatattaattattaacatggCTTACACGGAGAAAGTGTCTCTCAACGGTACCGCGCTCTCTTTTTTACTATACGAATGCATGAATTCTGTTAATAGTCAGGTATgtgtgataaatataattttaaataaatatttcattctgAAGTGTGACAATATATTGCaactttaattgttttagGAGGGCTTTCTGATTGGAGACGTAACTTCCCAAATCACCAACCATATATCTGACTCCCAAAATGACAACGCTAGATTGGACACTCAAATTGTGATTAGGACCGTTCTGCCTCTACCTTCAGTGTCGCTGTTTTATTTACCTACCGGTTCAATTAAAGAGGACGTACTATCGGATCTAATATCGAGTGCCGCAGCCGAAATTGTtggttggtataaatatagaagaaaTAGTAGCATTAAACCAACGTTCAGAGACAAGTTAATATCAAGAGGCTTACAGAAGTATTTCGAGAAATATCACGGCAAGAAAACTTTTGTTTCATGCAATCTTTCAAGTAAATCTTCTTCTGCATGCTCCACACATACAGTTATATACAGatttggaaaaataaattgcttcgATATGTACGAATATGTTGAGGATGTGACCGCAAACTTGGGTGAAAAGTTATCAGGttacaaaaaatcaaaaagaGTTTCACCTCATtgcatatttaacaaaattgttaagGAGAGTAATGTAGACGTCAATAACACAAGGGAAGCTATATTGTCCATTCAGGAAGCGGTCGATGTGGCATTGATTAGGGAAGCCAAGGTAGCAGCTAGGAATGAATGCAAAGTCAAAGAACTTGAGGCGGAAATTAAGCAGATGAGTGCCATACTAGCTGAGAAACATGAAGCCGATTTGAATTCGGCCTATAACAAAGTACtggaaaagaaatatatcaataGAGATGTTGAAATGGCGCAGGCCTGTATTGACGCGATTAGAACACCTGCCAGTGTGGATATCCTCAGCATTCCAAATGTTATGATTATATCCAACATAACCGAATCAACCGTCGAAACCCCGATGCTGCACACCACTGATGTTAACGGGAGAGGCCAAAGTCCGAGTGTAGATTGCTCAAATCTCGTACTACCTTCCACATCGGGACAATCACCTTCATTGAACTACGCCGCAGCAGTCAAGAAACCCTCAGACGGAGGATCCTGCAGCGTAAGtagagattaattttattataaataattgccTTAAATGGAATTAAACCTATTGAGTATCGTTACAATGTTTCACTGCAGTTGTATTCGACATTGTATGAGCtaatatttcttcattttaCAGAAAACGAAAAATCTCAATGAAGATCTCATCACCTTTGATGTAGAGGACAAGAGCCTGAGGACACAAAAACAGGTCATTGTCAATGACAACATCAGTTTAGGCGGAAGCTCGCCCGAGTATTGAATGTGCCTTATccaaatgttaattttaagttaccaTTAACAtcctaacattatttttttgtttctgttggattctttaacattttgttagtTGTTTGTATTCAGTTACactaattttaagttaatctCAAAGTTAAAGGCATGTAAATATTATCACTAGATCTACCGAACTAGGAACTTTCAAATCCGATCATATTCcctgtgaaaatattataagtgctAG
This genomic window from Danaus plexippus chromosome 14, MEX_DaPlex, whole genome shotgun sequence contains:
- the LOC116769563 gene encoding BRISC complex subunit FAM175B-like, encoding MAYTEKVSLNGTALSFLLYECMNSVNSQEGFLIGDVTSQITNHISDSQNDNARLDTQIVIRTVLPLPSVSLFYLPTGSIKEDVLSDLISSAAAEIVGWYKYRRNSSIKPTFRDKLISRGLQKYFEKYHGKKTFVSCNLSSKSSSACSTHTVIYRFGKINCFDMYEYVEDVTANLGEKLSGYKKSKRVSPHCIFNKIVKESNVDVNNTREAILSIQEAVDVALIREAKVAARNECKVKELEAEIKQMSAILAEKHEADLNSAYNKVLEKKYINRDVEMAQACIDAIRTPASVDILSIPNVMIISNITESTVETPMLHTTDVNGRGQSPSVDCSNLVLPSTSGQSPSLNYAAAVKKPSDGGSCSKTKNLNEDLITFDVEDKSLRTQKQVIVNDNISLGGSSPEY